The Roseateles sp. XES5 genome window below encodes:
- a CDS encoding uracil-xanthine permease family protein — protein MQNELNGLVDPADERLPLRSLALFGLQHVLVMAASPITAVFLVSKALGFTDTVTVSLISATFFVCGIGSMLQSFGPKGFGARLPFIMVPGGAPIAIFLAIAQQTDVQTAVGAVIMTALFYFLALPIFRRLLRYFPPIVVGTMLLLVSVNLVRIYGVTITGKPGTEGFAAPVEVGLALITIVLTIVAARVFSGTLQRLAVMLGLVGGSLVAFALGHMDMSGVLSGPVIAVPQLFPFGMPKFDFIAAIPLIVFSIISMAEATGQTIATAEIVGRRGDAHAIVPATIRGDALMSLVGGLFGTSLIITSGENVGIVRATNVKSRYVTAMAGAILVVIALFAPIGRMATALPEAVVGGTAVIVFSIIGVIGIDLLRRVDLREHGPMFTLASALSIGLLPILVPGVYSQFPQWIQMILGNGLAAGTITAVIVNAFFSHHGANRNSAETAPSLQSTAQGASE, from the coding sequence ATGCAGAATGAATTGAATGGACTGGTCGATCCGGCCGACGAGCGGCTGCCGCTGCGCAGTCTCGCGCTGTTTGGCCTGCAACATGTGCTGGTGATGGCCGCTTCGCCCATCACCGCAGTCTTTCTCGTCAGCAAGGCGCTCGGCTTTACCGATACGGTGACGGTCTCGCTTATCAGCGCGACCTTCTTTGTCTGCGGCATCGGCTCGATGCTGCAAAGCTTCGGGCCGAAGGGTTTTGGCGCGCGCCTGCCCTTCATCATGGTGCCGGGCGGCGCGCCCATCGCCATCTTCCTGGCCATCGCGCAGCAGACCGACGTGCAGACGGCGGTCGGGGCCGTCATCATGACGGCACTGTTCTACTTTCTTGCCCTGCCGATCTTCCGCCGGTTGCTGCGCTACTTCCCGCCCATCGTCGTCGGCACCATGCTGCTGCTGGTCTCCGTCAACCTCGTGCGCATCTACGGCGTGACCATCACCGGCAAACCCGGAACGGAGGGTTTCGCCGCGCCGGTCGAGGTCGGCCTCGCCCTGATCACCATCGTTCTCACCATCGTGGCCGCGCGCGTCTTTTCCGGCACGCTCCAGCGGCTCGCCGTCATGCTCGGTCTTGTCGGCGGCTCGCTCGTCGCATTCGCGCTCGGCCATATGGACATGTCCGGCGTGCTCTCCGGCCCCGTGATCGCCGTTCCACAGCTTTTCCCCTTCGGCATGCCGAAGTTCGATTTCATCGCCGCCATTCCGCTGATCGTCTTCTCGATCATTTCCATGGCGGAGGCGACGGGGCAGACCATCGCGACGGCCGAGATCGTCGGACGGCGCGGCGATGCACACGCCATCGTTCCGGCGACCATCCGCGGCGATGCGCTGATGTCGCTGGTCGGCGGCCTGTTCGGAACGTCGCTGATCATCACCAGCGGTGAGAATGTCGGCATCGTGCGGGCGACGAACGTCAAGTCGCGCTACGTCACGGCCATGGCGGGGGCGATCCTCGTGGTGATCGCCCTGTTCGCGCCCATCGGGCGCATGGCGACAGCCTTGCCGGAGGCCGTTGTCGGCGGCACGGCGGTGATCGTCTTCTCCATCATCGGCGTCATCGGCATCGACCTGCTGCGCCGCGTCGATCTGCGCGAGCACGGGCCAATGTTCACGCTGGCCTCCGCACTGTCGATCGGTCTGCTGCCGATCCTGGTGCCCGGCGTTTACAGCCAGTTCCCGCAGTGGATCCAGATGATCCTCGGCAATGGGCTTGCCGCCGGCACCATCACGGCCGTCATCGTCAACGCCTTCTTCTCCCACCACGGCGCCAACCGGAACTCCGCGGAGACGGCGCCTTCCCTGCAATCCACCGCCCAAGGAGCCAGCGAGTGA
- a CDS encoding amidohydrolase family protein, translating to MSAIRENLSRTGDLLLHPGQVLLPEGPRAGMAVLVRAGIFHRVDTVEAVARDYPDLIPVDLPDHLLMPGFVDAHTHLTQSLGKSLVFGEPSEIFRRIWVPLEGSLDERMVYLSAKLAALECLRGGFTTAVDAGTRSEGHVGALVRAAREVGLRSVVGFICNDLGGTAQIPQADVILRQAGEHLSTYRQDPLIHPSLAISIPEAASDGMLKAASDMAAANGVVFQTHVNEHLVAVERSLVARGRRPIEHLAHLGALGSHVLLAHSTLITPHELNLLQKTDTAVAYNPVASLWKGNAVAPALQMAALGIRFGLGTDGTRADGFRLMDAGEGLQRAGFGLATGDSSCGGGWLWLDRATAGAANAAGLSGVTGAIADGLAADFLLVDLDRPEFTPSHDLMWELVRYGNRDQIDAVFTAGQLRLWQGWPVEWDARALLAEVRGDTAAAIAKAPIQRIHPVSQAHRGLGQYQ from the coding sequence GTGAGCGCGATCCGTGAAAACCTCTCCAGAACCGGCGATCTTCTTCTGCATCCCGGTCAGGTCCTGCTGCCGGAAGGGCCGCGTGCCGGCATGGCGGTGCTCGTTCGCGCCGGGATCTTCCACCGGGTCGATACGGTGGAGGCTGTGGCCCGCGACTATCCGGATCTGATCCCCGTCGATCTGCCAGATCATCTGCTGATGCCCGGCTTCGTCGATGCCCATACGCATCTCACCCAGTCGCTCGGCAAGTCGCTGGTCTTCGGAGAACCCTCCGAAATCTTCCGACGGATCTGGGTGCCGCTGGAGGGCAGCCTGGACGAGCGCATGGTCTATCTTTCGGCGAAGCTCGCGGCGCTCGAATGCCTGCGCGGCGGCTTCACCACCGCCGTCGATGCCGGCACCCGCTCCGAGGGCCATGTCGGCGCGCTGGTGCGGGCCGCAAGGGAGGTCGGGCTTCGCAGCGTCGTCGGCTTTATCTGCAACGATCTTGGGGGGACCGCCCAGATACCGCAAGCCGATGTCATCCTGCGCCAGGCCGGGGAACATCTGTCGACCTACCGGCAGGACCCGCTGATCCATCCGTCGCTGGCGATCTCCATTCCGGAAGCGGCGAGCGACGGGATGCTGAAGGCGGCATCCGACATGGCGGCGGCGAACGGCGTGGTGTTCCAGACCCATGTCAACGAACATCTCGTCGCCGTCGAGCGTTCGCTTGTGGCGCGGGGGCGCCGGCCGATCGAGCATCTGGCGCATCTCGGCGCCCTCGGCTCTCACGTCCTGCTCGCGCATTCGACGCTCATCACGCCGCATGAACTCAATCTCCTGCAGAAGACCGATACCGCCGTCGCCTACAATCCGGTGGCGAGCCTCTGGAAGGGAAATGCGGTGGCGCCCGCCCTGCAAATGGCCGCGCTCGGCATTCGCTTCGGGCTGGGCACGGACGGAACGCGTGCGGATGGCTTCCGGCTGATGGACGCGGGCGAAGGCCTGCAGCGTGCCGGCTTCGGCCTCGCCACGGGGGACTCGTCCTGCGGCGGCGGCTGGCTCTGGCTCGACCGGGCGACGGCGGGCGCGGCGAACGCCGCCGGCCTCTCCGGCGTAACGGGGGCGATTGCCGACGGCCTCGCGGCCGATTTCCTGCTCGTCGATCTCGACCGGCCCGAATTCACGCCTTCGCACGACCTGATGTGGGAACTCGTGCGTTACGGCAACCGCGACCAGATCGACGCCGTCTTCACGGCAGGGCAGCTCAGGCTCTGGCAGGGCTGGCCCGTCGAGTGGGATGCGCGTGCTCTTCTGGCAGAGGTTCGCGGCGATACGGCAGCGGCCATCGCCAAGGCTCCGATCCAGCGCATCCATCCCGTTTCGCAAGCCCATCGAGGTCTCGGACAGTACCAATGA
- a CDS encoding sulfite exporter TauE/SafE family protein translates to MSMNLIAILAVVTFVSAFIQGSLGIGFALIVAPVVGMLKPELLPVTLLLLMLPLNLHVAVRERDHVDWSGATWISIGRFAGTFAGLWLLAALSVDQLDLAVGIFTVVAAGAALVAPPFSPNKPSALGVGLFTGVTETATGIGGPPLALLYQHAKAPVLRATVALCFFVGEIMSLVVLAFSGRIGSEQLLAALYLAPPVLLGSAASRLAHHRIGGRGLRLGVLAFAIVSGLFLILR, encoded by the coding sequence ATGAGCATGAATCTTATCGCCATCCTGGCGGTCGTCACCTTCGTTTCAGCCTTCATCCAGGGATCGCTCGGCATCGGTTTCGCGCTGATCGTGGCGCCTGTCGTCGGCATGCTGAAACCAGAACTCCTGCCCGTCACCCTGCTGCTGCTGATGCTACCGCTCAACTTGCATGTCGCGGTTCGCGAGCGCGACCATGTCGACTGGTCGGGCGCGACGTGGATCAGCATCGGGCGTTTCGCGGGAACCTTCGCCGGCCTCTGGTTGCTGGCGGCCCTTTCGGTCGACCAGCTCGATCTTGCCGTCGGCATCTTCACCGTGGTTGCCGCAGGCGCCGCGCTGGTCGCCCCGCCTTTCTCGCCGAACAAGCCGAGCGCATTGGGCGTCGGCCTGTTCACGGGCGTCACAGAAACCGCGACCGGCATCGGCGGGCCGCCGCTCGCTCTCCTCTACCAGCATGCCAAAGCGCCCGTCCTGAGGGCGACGGTCGCGCTTTGCTTCTTCGTCGGCGAGATCATGTCGCTGGTGGTGCTGGCCTTTTCGGGGCGCATCGGCTCGGAGCAACTGCTTGCCGCTCTCTACCTGGCGCCGCCGGTCCTCCTGGGCAGCGCGGCTTCCCGGCTGGCGCATCACCGCATCGGCGGACGCGGGCTGCGGCTCGGCGTCCTCGCATTCGCGATCGTGAGCGGATTGTTCCTTATCTTGCGCTGA
- a CDS encoding phytanoyl-CoA dioxygenase family protein, whose protein sequence is MNTKTAFDYDIAAQMTQLAADGIIGLKGAFSPQWADAMREDMMTAFWEAIQRPGGAVGRGPRRWYVEIHPQAFRGFVDLIVHPWVVDVCTNVLGPDYQIVEIGLDVPFQGAKYQPWHRDFPSPVDTYRDRQITSLAFNLTGVDVTEDMGPFEVAPGTQYDDGRAWKHEMFPDKALWGRFQERATRKYPQRGDISCRSALTVHRGTEHQSPIARPVMVLGVDRPGAGHAELHDMMVTRDWYDALPEIARKHLVCRVVDELVPISQKHDIEGLVMGADPS, encoded by the coding sequence ATGAACACGAAAACAGCATTCGACTACGACATCGCTGCCCAAATGACGCAGTTGGCGGCAGACGGCATCATCGGACTGAAGGGTGCTTTCAGCCCGCAATGGGCCGATGCGATGCGCGAGGACATGATGACCGCCTTCTGGGAGGCGATCCAAAGGCCCGGTGGCGCGGTCGGCCGGGGGCCGCGACGCTGGTATGTCGAAATCCACCCGCAAGCTTTCCGCGGGTTCGTCGACCTCATCGTCCATCCATGGGTCGTGGATGTCTGCACAAACGTGCTCGGACCGGACTACCAGATCGTGGAGATCGGGCTCGACGTGCCGTTCCAGGGCGCGAAATACCAGCCCTGGCATCGCGATTTCCCCTCTCCCGTCGACACCTATCGCGACCGTCAGATCACCTCGCTCGCTTTCAACCTTACCGGTGTCGACGTCACCGAAGACATGGGTCCGTTCGAAGTGGCGCCGGGAACGCAATATGATGACGGTCGCGCGTGGAAGCACGAAATGTTCCCGGACAAGGCGCTGTGGGGGCGTTTCCAGGAGCGCGCCACGCGCAAATACCCCCAGCGAGGCGACATATCCTGCCGTTCGGCCCTGACGGTCCATCGGGGCACCGAACATCAGTCCCCGATTGCGCGGCCCGTCATGGTGCTTGGGGTCGACAGGCCGGGCGCTGGACACGCAGAGCTGCACGACATGATGGTGACGCGTGACTGGTACGATGCACTTCCCGAAATCGCCAGGAAACACCTCGTCTGCCGCGTCGTTGATGAGCTCGTGCCGATCAGCCAGAAACACGACATCGAAGGTCTGGTGATGGGCGCAGATCCAAGCTGA